One stretch of Streptomyces sp. MMBL 11-1 DNA includes these proteins:
- a CDS encoding RNA polymerase sigma factor has product MQTRTVTTTTEPIAAIPAQSRSLHHPETPAGPPGPAPEAVMVEATHLPDPPEPRNRADSGGPTSDLFRQYLREIGRIPLLTAAEEVELARRVEAGLFAEERLAGTPDLDSRLAGDLDRLVVMGRTAKRRLIEANLRLVVSVAKRYVGRGLTMLDLVQEGNLGLIRAVEKFDYARGYKFSTYATWWIRQAMSRALADQARTIRVPVHVVELINRVVRVQRRMLQEHGVEPRAEDVADELGLTPERVTEVLRLAQEPVSLHAPVGEEDDVSFGDLIEDGDAPSPVESAAFLLLREHLEAVLSTLGERERKVVQLRYGLEDGRPRTLEEIGRIFGVTRERIRQIESKTLKRLRDHAFADQLRGYLD; this is encoded by the coding sequence GTGCAGACCCGGACCGTGACGACCACGACCGAGCCCATCGCGGCCATCCCGGCGCAGAGCAGGTCCCTGCACCACCCGGAGACCCCAGCCGGTCCGCCCGGACCCGCACCCGAGGCGGTCATGGTGGAAGCGACGCACCTCCCCGACCCCCCGGAGCCGCGGAACCGGGCGGACTCCGGCGGCCCCACCTCCGACCTGTTCCGGCAGTATCTGCGCGAGATCGGCCGCATCCCGCTGCTCACCGCCGCCGAGGAGGTCGAGCTCGCCCGCCGCGTCGAGGCCGGGCTCTTCGCCGAGGAACGCCTCGCGGGCACCCCGGACCTCGACTCCCGTCTCGCCGGGGACCTGGACCGGCTGGTGGTGATGGGCCGCACGGCCAAACGCCGCCTCATCGAGGCCAACCTCCGCCTCGTCGTCTCCGTCGCCAAGCGCTACGTGGGCCGCGGGCTGACCATGCTCGACCTGGTCCAGGAGGGGAACCTCGGACTGATCCGGGCCGTGGAGAAGTTCGACTACGCCCGGGGCTACAAGTTCTCCACGTACGCGACCTGGTGGATCCGGCAGGCCATGTCCCGCGCGCTCGCCGACCAGGCACGCACCATCCGCGTCCCCGTCCATGTCGTGGAACTGATCAACCGCGTGGTGCGGGTCCAGCGCCGGATGCTCCAGGAACACGGCGTCGAACCCCGCGCCGAGGACGTCGCCGACGAGCTCGGCCTGACGCCCGAGCGGGTCACCGAAGTCCTCCGCCTGGCCCAGGAGCCCGTCTCCCTGCACGCCCCCGTCGGCGAGGAGGACGACGTCTCCTTCGGCGACCTCATCGAGGACGGCGACGCCCCCTCACCCGTCGAGTCCGCCGCCTTCCTCCTGCTGCGCGAACACCTGGAAGCGGTGCTCTCCACCCTCGGCGAGCGCGAACGCAAGGTCGTCCAGCTGCGGTACGGCCTGGAGGACGGGCGGCCCCGCACCCTGGAGGAGATAGGCCGGATCTTCGGCGTGACGCGCGAACGCATCCGCCAGATCGAGTCCAAGACCCTTAAGCGGCTGCGGGACCACGCCTTCGCCGACCAACTCCGCGGCTACCTCGACTGA
- a CDS encoding deoxyguanosinetriphosphate triphosphohydrolase — protein sequence MDGTQGAHGADRTQGARGARGAHGAHGGRGPSPYGSADTERFDTEEDKRPGRTAFQRDRARVLHSAALRRLAGKTQVVTPGTRSLVWDASPRTRLTHSLECAQVGRELGAVLGCDPDLVETACLAHDLGHPPFGHNGEQAIDDFASDCGGFEGNAQSLRLLTRLEPKRFVRDPRTGDLVSVGLNLTRAALDAATKYPWPRGAHPTDPHSAKFGVYADDVPVFAWAREGAPEDRTCFEAQVMDWSDDVAYSVHDFEDGLHAGHIDPNCLYAEPEREEIRAVAIGRYVPAGTDPQELSEALDRLIDQDWWPHGYDGSAVAQARLKDATSQLIGRFCMAAETATRAVYGPGRLGRYGAELVVPRAVRHECAVLKAVADLYVMQRAEQEAIRADQRVVIAELAAALTARAPEGLEPHFRALFDQAPDDHARKRVLVDQIAALTDASARSLHAALTARRG from the coding sequence ATGGACGGCACACAGGGCGCACACGGGGCAGACCGGACACAGGGCGCACGCGGCGCACGCGGCGCACACGGCGCACACGGCGGACGGGGGCCCAGCCCCTACGGATCCGCCGACACCGAGCGCTTCGACACCGAGGAGGACAAGCGTCCCGGCCGCACCGCCTTCCAGCGCGACCGCGCCCGGGTCCTGCACTCCGCCGCCCTGCGCCGGCTCGCCGGGAAGACCCAGGTCGTGACGCCCGGCACCCGCTCCCTCGTCTGGGACGCCAGCCCCCGCACCCGGCTCACCCACTCCCTGGAGTGCGCCCAGGTCGGCCGCGAGCTGGGCGCGGTCCTCGGCTGCGACCCGGACCTGGTGGAGACGGCGTGCCTGGCCCACGACCTGGGCCACCCGCCGTTCGGCCACAACGGCGAACAGGCGATCGACGACTTCGCCTCCGACTGCGGCGGCTTCGAGGGCAACGCCCAGTCGCTGCGGCTGCTGACCCGTCTGGAACCCAAGCGCTTCGTCCGCGACCCGCGCACCGGCGACCTGGTCAGCGTCGGCCTCAACCTGACCCGGGCGGCTCTGGACGCCGCCACCAAGTACCCGTGGCCGCGCGGCGCGCACCCCACCGACCCGCACTCCGCCAAGTTCGGGGTGTACGCCGACGACGTCCCGGTCTTCGCGTGGGCCCGCGAGGGCGCCCCCGAGGACCGCACCTGCTTCGAGGCCCAGGTCATGGACTGGTCCGACGACGTGGCGTACAGCGTCCACGACTTCGAGGACGGGCTGCACGCCGGTCACATCGACCCCAACTGCCTCTACGCCGAACCGGAGCGCGAGGAGATCCGGGCGGTCGCCATCGGCCGCTACGTCCCGGCAGGCACCGACCCGCAGGAGCTGTCGGAGGCCCTGGACCGGCTGATCGACCAGGACTGGTGGCCGCACGGCTACGACGGCTCCGCCGTGGCGCAGGCCCGCCTGAAGGACGCCACCAGCCAGCTCATCGGCCGCTTCTGCATGGCGGCCGAGACCGCCACCCGCGCGGTGTACGGACCCGGCCGCCTCGGCCGGTACGGCGCCGAGCTGGTCGTCCCGCGCGCGGTGCGCCACGAGTGCGCGGTGCTCAAGGCGGTCGCCGACCTGTACGTCATGCAGCGCGCCGAGCAGGAGGCCATCCGCGCCGACCAGCGCGTCGTGATCGCCGAGCTGGCCGCCGCCCTCACCGCCCGCGCCCCCGAAGGCCTGGAACCGCACTTCCGCGCCCTGTTCGACCAGGCGCCCGACGACCACGCCCGCAAGCGGGTCCTCGTCGACCAGATCGCGGCGCTCACGGACGCCTCCGCGCGATCCCTGCACGCCGCGCTGACCGCCCGACGCGGCTGA
- a CDS encoding NAD(P)/FAD-dependent oxidoreductase, with the protein MVDAHQTFVIVGAGLAGAKAAETLRAEGFTGRVILIGDERDHPYERPPLSKGYLDGKAERDSVFTHERAWYAGADIELHLGQPVTALDRYAKTVRLGDNTVIHYDKLLLATGSEPRRLDVPGTDLAGVHHLRRLAHADRLRNVLAALGRDNGHLVIAGAGWIGLEVAAAARGYGAEVTVVEPEPTPLHQVIGPELGQIFTELHSAHGVRFHFGARLTEITGQDGMVLAVRTDDGEEHPAHDVLAAIGAAPRSALAEAAGLELADRAHGGGIAVDASLRTSDPHIYAAGDVAAAAHPLLGTRLRVEHWANALNGGPAAARAMLGQDVSYDRVPYFFSDQYDLGLEYSGWAPPGSYDEVIIRGDAGKREFIAFWLKDRRVLAGMNVNVWDVTETVQELIRARQQHDPDALADPSVPLGSLL; encoded by the coding sequence GTGGTCGACGCACACCAGACGTTCGTCATCGTCGGAGCAGGACTCGCAGGGGCGAAGGCGGCCGAAACGCTGCGCGCCGAAGGGTTCACCGGCCGGGTGATCCTCATCGGAGACGAGCGCGACCACCCCTACGAACGGCCGCCGCTCTCCAAGGGCTACCTGGACGGCAAGGCCGAACGCGACAGCGTCTTCACCCACGAACGCGCCTGGTACGCGGGCGCCGACATCGAACTGCACCTCGGCCAGCCGGTCACCGCGCTCGACCGGTACGCGAAGACCGTGCGGCTCGGCGACAACACCGTCATCCACTACGACAAGCTGTTGCTGGCCACCGGCTCCGAGCCGCGCCGCCTGGACGTTCCCGGCACCGACCTGGCCGGCGTCCACCACCTGCGCCGCCTCGCCCACGCCGACCGGCTGCGCAACGTGCTCGCCGCCCTCGGCCGCGACAACGGCCACCTGGTCATCGCCGGAGCCGGCTGGATCGGCCTGGAGGTCGCCGCCGCCGCCCGCGGCTACGGCGCCGAGGTGACCGTCGTCGAGCCCGAGCCGACCCCGCTGCACCAGGTCATCGGCCCCGAGCTGGGCCAGATCTTCACCGAACTGCACAGCGCGCACGGCGTCCGCTTCCACTTCGGTGCCCGCCTCACCGAGATCACCGGCCAGGACGGCATGGTGCTCGCCGTCCGCACCGACGACGGCGAGGAACACCCCGCCCACGACGTGCTCGCCGCGATCGGCGCCGCCCCCCGCTCCGCCCTCGCCGAGGCCGCGGGCCTGGAGCTGGCCGACCGCGCCCACGGCGGCGGCATCGCCGTGGACGCCTCGCTGCGCACCTCCGACCCGCACATCTACGCCGCCGGGGACGTCGCCGCCGCCGCCCACCCGCTGCTCGGCACCCGGCTGCGCGTCGAGCACTGGGCCAACGCCCTGAACGGCGGACCGGCCGCCGCCCGCGCCATGCTCGGCCAGGACGTGAGTTACGACCGCGTCCCGTACTTCTTCTCCGACCAGTACGACCTGGGCCTCGAATACTCCGGCTGGGCCCCGCCCGGCTCCTACGACGAGGTGATCATCCGGGGCGACGCGGGGAAGCGGGAGTTCATCGCGTTCTGGCTGAAGGACCGCCGCGTCCTGGCCGGGATGAACGTCAACGTGTGGGATGTCACCGAAACGGTCCAGGAGCTGATCCGGGCCCGCCAGCAGCACGACCCGGACGCCCTCGCCGACCCGTCGGTCCCGCTGGGCTCCCTGCTCTGA
- a CDS encoding sirohydrochlorin chelatase, whose translation MTHRTRRPGRPAQDGGAPAPALVAVAHGSRDPEALRTVLALLDRVRDLRPGLDVRLGHIELNRPLLPDTLDNLRGADAVLVPLLLGRGHHVKRDLPATAAAAPGVRTRIAAPLGPHPLLVEALCGRLDEAGWDPADQGGRRAAVVLAAAGSRDPDSAQDTRHTARALAMRLCVPVVPAYASAATPTVQAALRALAARGRHRTFVASYFTAPGRFASACADAVPHRAAAPLGAHPAMARLVLHRYDQARSAPEGAPAPADAVSLLASA comes from the coding sequence ATGACGCACCGCACCCGGCGGCCCGGCCGCCCCGCACAGGACGGCGGCGCTCCCGCCCCGGCCCTGGTGGCCGTAGCGCACGGCAGCCGCGACCCGGAGGCCCTGCGCACCGTGCTGGCCCTCCTGGACCGGGTGCGCGACCTGCGCCCCGGCCTCGACGTCCGGCTCGGCCACATCGAGCTGAACCGGCCGCTGCTCCCGGACACCCTGGACAACCTGCGCGGGGCCGACGCCGTCCTCGTACCGCTGCTCCTGGGACGCGGCCACCACGTCAAGCGCGACCTGCCCGCCACGGCGGCCGCCGCCCCCGGCGTCCGCACCCGGATCGCCGCGCCGCTGGGCCCGCACCCCCTGCTCGTCGAGGCGCTGTGCGGGCGGCTCGACGAGGCCGGCTGGGACCCCGCCGACCAGGGCGGCCGGCGCGCCGCCGTCGTCCTCGCCGCCGCCGGGTCCCGCGACCCCGACTCCGCCCAGGACACCCGGCACACCGCCCGCGCGCTCGCGATGCGCCTTTGCGTGCCCGTCGTCCCCGCGTACGCCTCCGCCGCCACGCCCACCGTCCAGGCGGCCCTGCGCGCCCTGGCCGCCCGGGGCCGCCACCGGACCTTCGTCGCCTCGTACTTCACCGCCCCCGGCCGCTTCGCGAGCGCCTGCGCCGACGCCGTACCGCACCGGGCCGCCGCCCCGCTCGGCGCCCACCCGGCGATGGCCCGCCTCGTACTGCACCGCTACGACCAGGCGCGGTCCGCCCCGGAAGGTGCCCCGGCCCCGGCCGACGCGGTGAGCCTGCTCGCTTCCGCCTGA
- a CDS encoding ABC transporter ATP-binding protein — MLIKLLRAHLGPYKKPIVLLVFLQLLQTCATLYLPSLNADIIDNGVVQGDTGYILEFGGLMIAVSVVQVLCNVGAVYYGARTASALGRDVRAAVFDRVQSFSARELGRFGAPSLITRSTNDVQQIQMLVLMAFTLMVSAPIMCVGGIIMALGQDVPLSAVLLAVVPVLGVSVGLIVKRMRPLFRTMQERLDSVNRVLREQITGNRVIRAFVRDGYEEKRFRGANTELTDVSVATGRLMALMFPTVMTVVNLSSIAVVWFGAHRIDSGGMQIGALTAFLAYLMQIVMAVMMATFMFMMVPRAEVCAERVEEVLGTESSVVPPVAPVTELRRHGHLEVRGAEFRYPGAEEPVLRAVDLVARPGETTAVIGSTGSGKSTLLGLVPRLFDVTDGEVLVDGEDVRTLDPVLLAKTVSLVPQKPYLFSGTVATNLRYGNPDATDEELWHALEVAQAKEFIEALEHGLDAPIAQGGTNVSGGQRQRLAIARTLVQRPEIYLFDDSFSALDYATDAALRAALGRETAGATVVIVAQRVSTIRDADRILVLDEGRVVGTGTHHELMDGNETYREIVLSQLTEAEAA, encoded by the coding sequence GTGCTCATAAAACTCCTGCGGGCCCATCTGGGCCCGTACAAGAAACCCATCGTGCTGCTGGTGTTCCTCCAGCTGCTCCAGACCTGCGCCACTCTGTATCTGCCCAGCCTGAACGCCGACATCATCGACAACGGTGTCGTCCAGGGCGACACCGGCTACATCCTGGAGTTCGGCGGTCTCATGATCGCCGTCAGTGTCGTCCAGGTCCTCTGCAATGTGGGGGCCGTGTACTACGGGGCCCGGACCGCCTCCGCCCTCGGGCGCGATGTGCGGGCCGCCGTCTTCGACCGGGTGCAGTCCTTCTCGGCCCGTGAGCTCGGGCGCTTCGGGGCGCCCTCGCTGATCACCCGGAGCACCAACGACGTCCAGCAGATCCAGATGCTGGTGCTGATGGCGTTCACCCTGATGGTGTCGGCCCCGATCATGTGCGTCGGCGGCATCATCATGGCGCTGGGGCAGGACGTGCCGCTCTCCGCGGTGCTGCTGGCGGTCGTGCCGGTGCTCGGCGTCTCGGTCGGCCTCATCGTGAAGAGGATGCGGCCGCTGTTCCGCACCATGCAGGAGCGGCTGGACTCGGTGAACCGGGTGCTGCGCGAGCAGATCACCGGCAACCGGGTGATCCGTGCCTTCGTCCGGGACGGGTACGAGGAGAAGCGGTTCCGGGGCGCCAACACCGAGCTGACCGATGTGTCGGTGGCGACCGGGCGGCTGATGGCGCTGATGTTCCCGACGGTGATGACGGTGGTCAACCTGTCGTCGATCGCGGTGGTGTGGTTCGGCGCGCACCGTATCGACAGCGGCGGGATGCAGATCGGCGCGCTGACCGCGTTCCTCGCCTATCTGATGCAGATCGTGATGGCCGTGATGATGGCCACCTTCATGTTCATGATGGTGCCGCGCGCCGAGGTGTGCGCCGAGCGCGTCGAGGAGGTGCTCGGGACCGAGTCCAGTGTCGTGCCGCCCGTCGCGCCGGTGACCGAGCTGCGGCGGCACGGGCATCTGGAGGTGCGGGGCGCCGAGTTCCGCTATCCGGGCGCGGAGGAGCCCGTGCTGCGGGCCGTGGATCTGGTGGCCAGGCCCGGGGAGACGACCGCGGTCATCGGGTCGACGGGCAGCGGGAAGTCCACGCTGCTCGGGCTCGTACCCCGGCTGTTCGATGTGACGGACGGTGAGGTGCTGGTCGACGGCGAGGACGTGCGGACGCTGGATCCGGTGCTGCTGGCGAAGACGGTGAGCCTGGTGCCGCAGAAGCCGTACCTCTTCTCGGGAACGGTCGCGACGAACCTGCGGTACGGGAATCCGGACGCCACCGACGAGGAGCTGTGGCACGCGCTGGAGGTGGCGCAGGCCAAGGAGTTCATCGAGGCGCTGGAACACGGGCTCGACGCGCCGATCGCGCAGGGCGGCACCAATGTGTCCGGCGGTCAGCGGCAGCGGCTCGCCATCGCCCGGACGCTGGTGCAGCGCCCGGAGATCTATCTGTTCGACGACTCGTTCTCCGCGCTGGACTACGCGACCGATGCCGCGCTGCGCGCGGCGCTGGGCCGGGAGACGGCCGGGGCGACCGTGGTGATCGTGGCGCAGCGGGTGTCCACCATCCGTGACGCGGACCGGATCCTGGTGCTGGACGAGGGCCGGGTCGTGGGGACCGGCACCCATCACGAGCTGATGGACGGCAATGAAACGTACCGGGAGATCGTGCTCTCCCAGCTGACGGAAGCGGAGGCCGCGTAA
- a CDS encoding ABC transporter ATP-binding protein: MAGPGGRMMAGGAPTDRSMDFKGSSKRLLKRFGREKTSLWLMLAAVTVSVALSVAGPKILGRATDLIFGGVVGRGMPEGTTKAQAIEALREDGRGSMADMLSGVDFTPGEGIDFGAVGNVLLLALVIYVGAGLLMLVATRVSIRIINRIVFQLREDLQTKLARLPLSYFDRAKRGEVLSRATNDIDNISQTLQQTMGQLINSLLTIVGVLVMMFWISPLLALVALVTVPLSVVVATQVGKRSQPQFVQQWRVTGKLNAHIEEMYTGHTLVKVFGRQEESARDFAEQNDALYEAGFKAQFASGLMQPLMFFISNINYVLVAVVGGLRVASGALSIGDVQAFIQYSRQFSMPLTQVASMANLVQSGIASAERVFELLDAEEQDADPEHGERPERLEGRVSLEKVAFRYEPEKPLIEDLSLSVEPGQTVAIVGPTGAGKTTLVNLLMRFYEVTGGRIALDGVDVAKMSRDDLRSSIGMVLQDTWLFGGTIAENIAYGASREVTREEIEEAARAAHADRFIRTLPDGYDSVIDDDGSGVSAGEKQLITIARAFLSDPVILVLDEATSSVDTRTEVLIQKAMARLAHGRTSFVIAHRLSTIRDADVILVMENGSIVEQGTHEALLASKGAYARLYAAQFAEALAEVD, encoded by the coding sequence ATGGCCGGTCCGGGCGGACGGATGATGGCCGGGGGCGCGCCCACCGACCGGTCGATGGACTTCAAGGGGTCGAGCAAGCGGCTGCTGAAGCGGTTCGGCCGGGAGAAGACCTCTCTGTGGCTGATGCTGGCCGCCGTGACGGTGAGCGTCGCGCTGTCGGTTGCCGGGCCGAAGATCCTCGGCAGGGCGACGGACCTGATCTTCGGTGGGGTCGTCGGGCGCGGGATGCCCGAGGGCACGACGAAGGCGCAGGCGATCGAGGCACTGCGTGAGGACGGCCGCGGTTCCATGGCCGACATGCTCTCGGGGGTGGACTTCACCCCGGGCGAGGGCATCGACTTCGGCGCGGTGGGGAACGTCCTGCTGCTGGCCCTGGTGATCTACGTCGGCGCCGGGCTGCTGATGCTGGTGGCGACGCGGGTGTCGATCCGGATCATCAACCGGATCGTGTTCCAGCTGCGCGAGGACCTCCAGACGAAGCTGGCGCGGCTGCCGCTGTCGTACTTCGACCGGGCCAAGCGCGGTGAGGTGCTGAGCCGGGCGACGAACGACATCGACAACATCTCGCAGACGCTCCAGCAGACGATGGGGCAACTCATCAACTCCCTGCTGACGATCGTCGGCGTGCTGGTCATGATGTTCTGGATCTCGCCGCTGCTGGCCCTGGTCGCGCTGGTGACGGTCCCGTTGTCGGTGGTCGTGGCGACGCAGGTCGGCAAGCGGTCGCAGCCGCAGTTCGTGCAGCAGTGGCGGGTGACGGGGAAGCTCAACGCCCACATCGAGGAGATGTACACCGGGCACACCCTGGTGAAGGTCTTCGGCCGGCAGGAGGAGTCCGCGCGGGACTTCGCCGAGCAGAACGACGCGCTGTACGAGGCGGGGTTCAAGGCCCAGTTCGCCAGCGGGCTCATGCAGCCGCTGATGTTCTTCATCTCGAACATCAACTATGTGCTGGTCGCGGTGGTCGGCGGGCTCCGGGTCGCCTCGGGCGCGCTGTCGATCGGTGATGTGCAGGCGTTCATCCAGTACTCGCGGCAGTTCTCGATGCCGCTGACGCAGGTCGCCTCGATGGCCAACCTGGTGCAGTCCGGCATCGCTTCGGCGGAGCGGGTCTTCGAGCTGCTGGACGCCGAGGAGCAGGACGCGGATCCGGAGCACGGGGAGCGCCCGGAGCGTCTTGAGGGCCGGGTCTCGCTGGAGAAGGTGGCCTTCCGCTACGAGCCGGAGAAGCCGCTGATCGAGGATCTGTCGCTGAGCGTGGAGCCGGGGCAGACCGTGGCGATCGTCGGTCCGACCGGCGCCGGCAAGACGACGCTGGTCAACCTGCTGATGCGGTTCTACGAGGTGACCGGCGGGCGGATCGCGCTCGACGGGGTCGACGTGGCGAAGATGTCCCGGGACGATCTGCGGTCCTCGATCGGGATGGTGCTTCAGGACACCTGGCTGTTCGGCGGGACGATCGCGGAGAACATCGCGTACGGCGCTTCGCGCGAGGTCACCCGGGAGGAGATCGAGGAGGCGGCCCGGGCGGCGCACGCGGACCGGTTCATCCGGACGTTGCCCGACGGGTACGACTCGGTGATCGACGACGACGGCTCCGGGGTCAGCGCGGGTGAGAAGCAGCTGATCACCATCGCGCGGGCGTTCCTGTCCGACCCGGTGATCCTGGTCCTCGACGAGGCGACCAGCTCGGTGGACACCCGGACCGAGGTGCTGATCCAGAAGGCGATGGCGCGCCTGGCCCACGGGCGTACGTCGTTCGTGATCGCGCACCGGCTCTCCACGATCCGGGACGCGGACGTGATCCTGGTGATGGAGAACGGCTCGATCGTCGAGCAGGGCACGCACGAGGCGCTGTTGGCGTCCAAGGGCGCGTACGCACGGCTGTACGCCGCCCAGTTCGCGGAGGCGCTGGCCGAGGTGGACTGA
- the dnaG gene encoding DNA primase, translated as MAGRINDDDVKAVRDAVPIDSVVSEYLQLRNAGGGNLKGLCPFHDEKSPSFQVSPGKGLFHCFGCQEGGDTIAFVMKIDHLSFSETVERLAAKAGITLRYEEGGYNPSHQRGERIRLIEAHQAAAEFYVRALESPEAEIGRTFLAERGFDQDAAAHFRVGYSPAGWDHLTRYLRGKGFSDKELITSGLSQDGRRGPIDRFRGRLMWPISDTAGEIVGFGARKLRDDDNGPKYLNTPETPIYKKSQMLYGIDLAKKDIAKASRAVVVEGYTDVMACHLAGVTTAIATCGTAFGNDHIKILRRLLMDNGSARVIFTFDGDSAGQKAALRAFEDDQKFAAETYIAIAPDGMDPCDLRLAKGDDSVRDLVEPRTPLFEFALRQIVGRYDLETPAGRAAALDEAAAVVAKIKTSSVQREVAVQLAGLVGILDQEFVVHRVAQLARWARDKGGDHGERGGRRGAPQGPRGGAPQQPAPAPGFSGPALNLRSPAHRTERELLKLALQKPALVSPAFDAYGVDEFTAPPYAAVRRCIEEAGGAEQGLADNREYLVAVMDAAPDNTVRSLVTELAVEVFRGKTIDETYAGMQLVHVRLRAVDRRINDVQGSLARLGSNVAPQDLAAAQNEVWVLQQYAQSLRAHGAAAL; from the coding sequence GTGGCAGGCAGGATCAATGACGACGACGTGAAAGCGGTACGGGACGCGGTCCCGATCGACTCCGTCGTGTCCGAATACCTCCAGCTGCGCAACGCGGGCGGCGGAAACCTCAAGGGACTCTGCCCCTTCCACGACGAGAAGTCCCCCTCCTTCCAGGTCAGTCCCGGCAAGGGCCTGTTCCACTGCTTCGGCTGCCAGGAGGGCGGCGACACGATCGCCTTCGTGATGAAGATCGACCACCTCTCCTTCTCGGAGACGGTCGAGCGCCTCGCCGCCAAGGCGGGCATCACCCTGCGCTACGAGGAGGGCGGCTACAACCCCTCCCACCAGCGCGGCGAACGCATCCGGCTGATCGAGGCCCACCAGGCCGCCGCCGAGTTCTACGTCCGCGCACTGGAGAGCCCCGAGGCCGAGATCGGCCGCACGTTCCTCGCCGAGCGCGGCTTCGACCAGGACGCCGCCGCCCACTTCCGCGTCGGCTACAGCCCGGCCGGCTGGGACCACCTCACCCGCTATCTGCGCGGCAAGGGCTTCAGCGACAAGGAACTGATCACCTCCGGCCTCTCCCAGGACGGCCGCCGCGGCCCCATCGACCGCTTCCGCGGCCGGCTGATGTGGCCCATCAGCGACACCGCCGGGGAGATCGTCGGCTTCGGCGCCCGCAAGCTGCGCGACGACGACAACGGCCCGAAGTACCTCAACACCCCCGAGACCCCGATCTACAAGAAGTCCCAGATGCTGTACGGCATCGACCTGGCCAAGAAGGACATCGCCAAGGCCAGCCGCGCCGTTGTCGTCGAGGGCTACACCGACGTCATGGCCTGCCACCTCGCCGGGGTCACCACCGCCATCGCCACCTGCGGCACCGCCTTCGGCAACGACCACATCAAGATCCTGCGCCGCCTCCTCATGGACAACGGCAGCGCCCGCGTGATCTTCACCTTCGACGGTGACTCGGCCGGCCAGAAGGCCGCCCTGCGCGCCTTCGAGGACGACCAGAAGTTCGCCGCCGAGACGTACATCGCCATCGCCCCGGACGGCATGGACCCCTGCGACCTGCGGCTCGCCAAGGGCGACGACTCCGTACGCGACCTGGTCGAGCCGCGCACGCCGCTCTTCGAGTTCGCCCTGCGCCAGATCGTCGGCCGGTACGACCTGGAGACCCCGGCCGGCCGCGCCGCCGCCCTCGACGAGGCCGCCGCCGTCGTCGCCAAGATCAAGACGAGCAGCGTGCAGCGCGAGGTCGCCGTCCAGCTCGCCGGTCTCGTCGGCATCCTCGACCAGGAGTTCGTCGTCCACCGCGTCGCCCAGCTCGCCCGCTGGGCCCGCGACAAGGGCGGCGACCACGGAGAGCGCGGCGGCCGACGCGGCGCCCCCCAGGGCCCGAGGGGCGGCGCCCCGCAGCAGCCCGCCCCCGCCCCCGGCTTCTCCGGACCCGCGCTCAACCTCCGCAGCCCCGCCCACCGCACCGAACGCGAACTGCTCAAGCTCGCCCTCCAGAAGCCCGCCCTGGTCTCCCCGGCCTTCGACGCGTACGGCGTGGACGAGTTCACCGCCCCGCCCTACGCCGCCGTGCGCCGCTGCATCGAGGAGGCGGGCGGCGCCGAACAGGGACTCGCCGACAACCGCGAGTATCTGGTGGCCGTCATGGACGCCGCCCCCGACAACACCGTCCGCAGCCTCGTCACCGAGCTCGCCGTCGAGGTGTTCCGCGGCAAGACCATCGACGAGACGTACGCCGGCATGCAGCTCGTCCACGTCCGGCTGCGCGCCGTGGACCGCCGCATCAACGACGTCCAGGGCAGCCTCGCCCGCCTCGGCAGCAACGTCGCCCCCCAGGACCTGGCCGCCGCGCAGAACGAGGTCTGGGTGCTCCAGCAGTACGCCCAGTCCCTGCGCGCCCACGGCGCCGCCGCGCTCTGA